The following proteins are co-located in the bacterium genome:
- a CDS encoding four helix bundle protein — KGRNFSVSQKKGRMGEKIQSYKDLKVYQNAMNTAMEIFRYSLLDQIRRSSRSVCANIAEAWRKRRYKSAFIAKLSDAESEACETQVWLEFANRCGYIDSIMTTKINSNYDQIIGQIIRMIEKVDKWLIRQR; from the coding sequence GAAGGGGAGAAATTTCTCCGTTTCACAGAAAAAGGGGAGAATGGGTGAAAAAATACAAAGCTATAAAGACTTAAAAGTTTATCAAAATGCGATGAATACAGCTATGGAAATTTTTAGATATTCCTTACTTGATCAAATCCGAAGGTCATCCCGTTCGGTATGTGCAAATATTGCAGAGGCATGGAGGAAAAGGCGATATAAATCCGCATTTATTGCCAAATTAAGTGATGCAGAAAGTGAAGCATGCGAAACTCAGGTATGGTTAGAATTTGCAAACCGATGTGGTTATATAGATTCTATTATGACAACAAAGATTAACTCAAATTATGACCAAATCATTGGACAGATTATACGAATGATTGAGAAAGTGGATAAATGGTTAATTAGACAAAGATGA